One genomic window of Glycine soja cultivar W05 chromosome 9, ASM419377v2, whole genome shotgun sequence includes the following:
- the LOC114367173 gene encoding synaptonemal complex protein ZEP1-like isoform X2 has protein sequence MIVNSFAHMISTKPVDRYTRPEFTENGPLAIDSKQAINHIKRKYELENMEIVNKEKEKADKAIAEIEAKCGQKIEECKEEQRQQLMRIEDEHTLLVSIEKVLNLKLLAA, from the exons AtgattgtaaattcatttgctCATATGATATCAACTAAGCCTGTTGATCGATATACAAGACCAGAATTTACAG agAATGGGCCGTTGGCAATTGATTCTAAACAGGCTATTAATCATATTAAGAGGAAGTATGAGTTGGAGAATATGGAAATTGTGaacaaggaaaaagaaaag GCTGACAAAGCCATTGCAGAAATTGAGGCAAAGTGTGGCCAAAAAATTGAAGAATGCAAAGAAGAACAAAGGCAGCAGTTGATGCGCATTGAAGATGAACACACGTTGCTCGTAAGCATAGAAAAagtcttgaatttgaaattattggcTGCTTAG